The following coding sequences lie in one Phragmites australis chromosome 8, lpPhrAust1.1, whole genome shotgun sequence genomic window:
- the LOC133926556 gene encoding beta-1,3-galactosyltransferase GALT1-like has protein sequence MKKWHGGFFIVSLFIILMLRYAILDSPLAEKSLQYVFQQNSTAALHWLDVPNPPAIQNPQNSSEVISTKLLASNLSITRNLSDRELQSLHSWNHLRHLVTHAHILPDGVKAIKEAGVAWRELNKVLVYDDSLVSVNGSTQQKDKGKQCPFSIRRMNATRLGDRFVLKIPCGLIQGSSITIFGTPGGFLGNFKIELTGAAVPGEPDPPIVLHYNVRLLGDKLTEDPVIVQNTWTIADDWGSEDRCPSPESDAKDTAKVDDLEKCSNMVGKDQIVASKLHSNVSSMPPARKKNAEPRKYFPFKQGYLAVAILRVGAEGIHMTVDGKHITSFAFREDLEPGFAGEVRVAGDIKLLSVIASGLPTTEDFEHVTDLETLKAPPVPMDKSVDLFIGIFSAANNFKRRMAVRRTWMQYDVVRSGNVAVRFFVGLHKNEVVNEELWNEARTYGDIQLMPFVDYYSLILWKTIAICIYGTNVLSAKYVMKTDDDAFVRVDEILSSLDRVNISHGLLYGRVNSESQPHRDPYSKWYITPEEWPEESYPPWAHGPGYIVSEDIAKEVYRKHKRGELKMFKLEDVAMGIWISEMKKDGLDVKYENDGRILVEGCEDGYVVAHYQEPRDMMCLWDKYQKTKRGTCCKE, from the exons atgaagaaatggcatgGTGGTTTTTTCATAGTATCTTTGTTCATTATCTTGATGTTAAGATATGCGATACTGGATAGCCCACTTGCAGAAAAATCTCTtcagtatgtcttccagcaaaATAGTACGGCAGCACTACATTGGTTGGATGTTCCAAATCCACCTGCAATCCAGAATCCACAGAACTCCTCTGAAGTAATATCAACCAAACTCTTGGCATCCAACCTTTCCATTACCAGAAATCTCTCTGACAGAGAACTACAATCTTTGCATTCTTGGAATCATTTGAGGCATCTAGTAACTCATGCCCATATCCTACCAGATGGAGTGAAGGCAATCAAGGAAGCTGGGGTTGCATGGAGGGAACTAAATAAAGTCCTTGTATATGATGATTCACTTGTTTCTGTAAATGGCAGCACTCAGCAAaaggacaaaggaaaacaatgCCCATTTTCTATTCGAAGAATGAATGCTACAAGGTTAGGTGATAGATTTGTCTTAAAGATTCCCTGTGGATTGATTCAGGGCTCTTCCATAACTATTTTTGGTACTCCTGGCGGTTTTCTGGGTAATTTTAAGATAGAGTTAACTGGTGCGGCAGTTCCTGGTGAACCAGACCCTCCAATTGTCCTTCATTACAATGTCCGCCTTCTTGGTGATAAACTTACAGAAGATCCTGTAATAGTCCAAAATACATGGACTATAGCCGATGATTGGGGTTCTGAAGACCGTTGTCCATCTCCTGAATCCGATGCTAAGGACACTGCAAAAG TGGATGATCTAGAAAAATGTAGTAACATGGTAGGCAAGGACCAAATCGTGGCATCTAAGTTACATTCTAACGTTTCGTCCATGCCACCTGCAAGGAAAAAGAATGCAGAACCTAGAAAATATTTTCCCTTCAAACAAGGATATCTAGCTGTAGCAATTCTTCGTGTCGGAGCAGAGGGGATCCATATGACTGTAGATGGCAAACATATCACTTCCTTTGCATTCCGAGAG GATTTGGAGCCAGGGTTTGCTGGTGAAGTAAGAGTTGCAGGAGATATTAAATTGCTGTCTGTGATAGCAAGTGGTCTGCCTACAACAGAGGACTTCGAGCATGTCACTGACTTGGAAACATTGAAGGCTCCACCTGTCCCCATGGATAAATCTGTTGATCTTTTCATTGGGATCTTCTCTGCAGCAAACAATTTCAAACGCCGAATGGCGGTCCGCAGAACTTGGATGCAATATGATGTTGTTCGCTCGGGAAATGTTGCAGTTCGATTTTTTGTTGGCCTG CACAAAAATGAGGTGGTGAATGAGGAACTTTGGAATGAAGCACGAACGTATGGAGACATCCAGTTGATGCCATTTGTGGATTATTATAGCCTGATTCTTTGGAAGACTATAGCCATCTGCATCTATGGG ACAAATGTCTTGTCAGCCAAGTATGTGATGAAAACAGACGATGATGCTTTTGTTCGTGTAGATGAGATACTTTCTTCCCTAGACCGAGTAAATATCAGCCATGGACTGCTGTATGGTCGTGTCAATTCTGAATCTCAGCCTCACCGAGATCCATATAGCAAGTGGTACATAACCCCTGAG GAATGGCCTGAGGAGAGTTATCCTCCATGGGCACATGGCCCAGGATATATTGTTTCAGAGGATATAGCGAAAGAAGTTTACAGGAAACACAAGAGAGGGGAGTTAAAG ATGTTCAAGCTGGAGGATGTCGCGATGGGGATATGGATCAGTGAGATGAAGAAGGATGGATTGGATGTCAAGTACGAGAATGATGGGAGAATCTTGGTCGAAGGGTGCGAGGATGGGTATGTGGTTGCCCACTACCAAGAACCAAGGGATATGATGTGCCTCTGGGACAAATATCAGAAAACAAAGCGAGGAACATGTTGCAAAGAGTAA
- the LOC133927582 gene encoding protein DMP9-like gives MDSRAAAGAVSVEIRDASRDGSGRAAARGVQSTLSKTSMLANFLPTGTLLAFEMLLPAASGDGSCSAVSAAMLMALLALCAASCFLFHFTDSFRAPDGKVYYGFVTPRGLWLFRTGPGVEVPREQGRSQEDRYQLSFVDIVHTIMSVLAFAAITPSDYRVSGCLLPGHRKEMDEVMESFPLMVGVACSGFLLEFPNARHSIGCMAA, from the exons ATGGACAGCAGAGCCGCGGCCGGCGCGGTGTCCGTTGAGATCCGCGACG CGTCCCGGGACGGAAGTGGccgcgcggcggcgaggggcgtCCAGAGCACGCTCTCCAAGACGTCCATGCTCGCCAACTTCCTCCCCACCGGCACGCTGCTCGCTTTCGAGATGCTCCTCCCAGCGGCGTCCGGGGACGGCTCCTGCTCCGCCGTCAGCGCCGCCATGCTCATGGCCCTCCTCGCGCTCTGCGCCGCGTCGTGCTTCCTCTTCCACTTCACCGACAGCTTTCGCGCGCCCGATGGGAAGGTGTACTACGGCTTCGTCACGCCAAGGGGCCTCTGGCTGTTCAGGACCGGGCCCGGCGTTGAGGTGCCCAGGGAGCAGGGGCGAAGCCAA GAGGACAGGTACCAGCTTAGCTTCGTCGACATCGTGCACACCATCATGTCAGTGCTCGCCTTCGCCGCCATCACACCCTCTGACTACCGGGTCTCCGgctgcctcctccccggccaccgCAAGGAGATGGACGAGGTGATGGAGAGCTTCCCGCTCATGGTGGGCGTTGCGTGCAGCGGCTTCTTGTTGGAGTTCCCCAACGCGCGCCACAGCATCGGGTGCATGGCTGCATGA
- the LOC133926557 gene encoding GDSL esterase/lipase At1g74460 has product MAMGMARERKPLAVALAVALLLGLCRGDVVQFIFGDSLSDVGNNNYLTKSLARAATPWYGIDFGSGMPNGRFCNGRTVADIVGDKMGLPRPVAFLDPSLDEDAVFKNGINYASGGGGILNETSSLFIQRFSLYKQIELFQGTQTFMREKVGAAAADKLFGEAYYVVAMGANDFINNYLLPVYSDSWTYTGDTFVKYMVNTLEAQLKLLHALGARRLTFFGLGPMGCIPLQRYLTSSGSCQESTNKLARSFNTQAGALVARLSETLPNATFQFGEAYDYFQDIINRPYMHGFNNSRAPCCTLGRIRPTLTCTPLSTLCKDRSQYVFWDEYHPTDRANELIAVETLRKLNITVVNNGTSS; this is encoded by the exons ATGGCAATGGGAATGGCTCGCGAGAGGAAGCCGTTGGCCGTTGCCTTGGCCGTGGCGCTGCTCCTGGGGCTGTGCCGCGGCGACGTGGTGCAGTTCATCTTCGGCGACTCGCTGTCGGACGTGGGCAACAACAACTACCTGACCAAGAGCCTGGCCCGCGCCGCGACGCCGTGGTACGGCATCGACTTCGGCAGCGGCATGCCCAACGGCAGGTTCTGCAACGGCCGCACCGTCGCGGACATCGTGGGCGACAAGATGGGCCTGCCGCGGCCGGTGGCGTTCCTGGACCCGTCGTTGGACGAGGACGCCGTCTTCAAGAATGGCATCAACTacgcctccggcggcggcggcatcctCAACGAGACATCGTCCCTCTTT ATCCAGAGGTTCTCGCTGTACAAGCAGATCGAGCTGTTCCAGGGCACGCAGACGTTCATGCGCGAGAAGGTTGGGGCCGCGGCGGCGGACAAGCTCTTCGGCGAGGCGTACTACGTCGTGGCCATGGGCGCCAACGACTTCATCAACAACTACCTCCTCCCCGTCTACTCCGACTCGTGGACCTACACGGGCGACACCTTCGTCAAGTACATGGTGAACACCCTCGAGGCACAGCTGAAGCTGCTCCACGCGCTGGGCGCGCGGCGGCTGACCTTCTTCGGGCTGGGCCCGATGGGGTGCATCCCGCTGCAGCGGTACCTGACGTCCTCCGGCAGCTGCCAGGAGTCGACGAACAAGCTGGCGCGGAGCTTCAACACGCAGGCGGGCGCGCTGGTGGCGCGGCTGTCGGAGACGCTCCCCAACGCGACGTTCCAGTTCGGGGAGGCGTACGACTACTTCCAGGACATCATCAACCGGCCGTACATGCACGGGTTCAACAACTCGCGCGCGCCGTGCTGCACGCTGGGGAGGATCCGCCCCACGCTCACCTGCACGCCGCTGTCCACGCTGTGCAAGGACCGCAGCCAGTACGTGTTCTGGGACGAGTACCACCCCACGGACCGGGCCAACGAGCTCATCGCGGTCGAGACGCTCAGGAAGCTCAACATCACCGTCGTCAATAACGGAACATCCAGCTAG
- the LOC133927583 gene encoding soluble starch synthase 2-3, chloroplastic/amyloplastic-like, which yields MDDRYGLNAIHYEVVVVPRYGDYAEAHDLGIRKYYKAAGQDLEVKYFHAFIDGVDFVFIDAPLFRHRQDDIYWGNRQEIMKRMILFCKVAVEVPWHVPCGGVPYGDGNLVFIANDWHTALLPVYLKAYYRDNGLMQYTRSVLVIHNIAHQGRGPVDEFPYMDLPQHYLEQFELYDPVGGEHANIFAAGLKMADRVVTVSRGYLWELKTVEGGWGLHDIVRSNDWKINGIVNGIDHQEWNPEVDVHLRSDGYTNYSLRTLDAGKRQCKAALQRELGLEVRDDVPLLGFIGRLDGQKGVEIIADAMPWIAEQDVQLVLLGAGRGDLERMLQYFEWLHHDKVRGWVGFSVPVAHRITAGADVLVMPSRFEPCGLNQLYAMAYGTVPVVHAVGGLRDTVAPFDPFCEAGLGWTFDRAEANKLIEALGHCLDTYRNYRESWRGIQERGMSQDLSWDHAAQLYEDVLVKAKYQW from the exons ATGGACGACCGATATGGACTGAATGCAATACATTATGAAGTT GTTGTGGTGCCAAGGTACGGAGACTATGCAGAAGCCCACGATCTTGGAATTCGGAAATACTACAAAGCTGCAGGACAG GATTTGGAAGTGAAATATTTCCATGCATTTatcgatggagttgattttgTTTTCATTGATGCGCCTCTCTTCCGACACCGTCAGGATGACATCTATTGGGGCAATAGACAG GAAATTATGAAGCGCATGATTTTGTTCTGCAAGGTTGCTGTTGAG GTTCCATGGCATGTTCCATGTGGCGGTGTGCCCTACGGGGATGGCAATTTGGTATTCATCGCAAACGATTGGCACACTGCACTCCTGCCTGTTTACCTGAAGGCATATTACAGAGACAATGGTTTGATGCAGTACACTCGTTCCGTTCTGGTCATACATAACATCGCTCACCAG GGCCGTGGCCCTGTAGATGAATTCCCGTACATGGACTTGCCTCAACACTACCTCGAGCAGTTTGAGCTGTACGACCCCGTCGGCGGCGAGCACGCCAACATCTTCGCAGCGGGGCTGAAGATGGCTGACCGGGTGGTCACGGTCAGCCGCGGCTACCTTTGGGAGCTGAAGACGGTGGAAGGCGGTTGGGGCCTTCACGACATCGTCCGGTCAAACGACTGGAAGATCAACGGCATCGTGAACGGCATCGACCACCAGGAGTGGAACCCCGAGGTGGACGTGCACCTACGGTCCGACGGCTACACCAACTACTCCCTCCGGACGCTGGACGCCGGCAAGCGGCAGTGCAAGGCAGCCCTGCAGCGGGAGCTGGGCCTGGAGGTGCGCGACGACGTGCCGCTGCTTGGGTTCATCGGGCGTCTGGAcgggcagaagggcgtggaGATCATCGCGGACGCGATGCCGTGGATCGCGGAGCAGGACGTGCAGCTGGTGCTGCTGGGCGCCGGGCGCGGCGACCTGGAGCGCATGCTGCAGTACTTCGAATGGCTGCACCACGACAAGGTGCGCGGGTGGGTCGGGTTCTCCGTGCCCGTGGCGCACCGCATCACCGCGGGCGCCGACGTGCTCGTGATGCCCTCCCGGTTCGAGCCGTGCGGGCTGAACCAGCTCTACGCGATGGCGTACGGCACCGTCCCCGTGGTGCACGCCGTGGGCGGGCTCAGGGACACCGTCGCGCCATTCGACCCGTTCTGCGAAGCCGGGCTCGGGTGGACGTTCGACCGCGCCGAGGCCAACAAGTTGATCGAGGCGCTCGGGCACTGCCTCGACACGTACCGGAACTACAGGGAGAGCTGGAGGGGCATCCAGGAGCGCGGCATGTCGCAGGACCTCAGCTGGGACCACGCCGCGCAGCTCTATGAGGACGTCCTCGTCAAGGCCAAGTACCAGTGGTGA